The Desulfonatronum sp. SC1 DNA segment CTGAACTGCTCAGTTACGGTTCCAAGACGGCTCCTGCCGTTTCCATGGCGGACAACCCCGACGATCTGGGCGGCTGGCCAGGAATGTTCCCCATGCCCCCGCCTAAGTGAGACCACGGGCACGGAAGCCCAAAGACCGGCAACTGGGGATGATCGCCCGGAACCGATGGGAATCCGTCGCAACGACAAACCAACCGCACCTTCCTCATGCCCCCCTCAACCTTCACGACATACGTTTTTCTCCCGCCCATGGCCAAGATAAGCGGCGGGTTGGCGGTTTTGCTGCAAGTCGCCGAGCATCTGGACCGGGGAGGTTTTCCGGTACGGGTGGTGCGCAGGGAAGGAGGACGCCCGGCTTTGCCCGAGTGGTTCCAGGTTCCGGTGATGGAATGGGGCCGGCTTCAACTGGACGGCGACGACGTCTGGCTGGTTCCCGAGGGGTGGGCCAACGCCCTTGCGCCGGGTTTGCGGGCTGGGGCGAAGTGCGTGGTTTACGTTCAGAACTGGGCGTATCTTTTTTCAAGCCTGCCTCAAGGCGTGTCCTGGCGCGACCTGGCCGTCTCCTTTCTGGCCGTCTCCCGCCCGGTGTCTTGGTTCATTGAGCAAGCCCTGGGCCGGTCAAGCCTGGTGGTAAGACCGGGCATCAATCGATCTCTGTTTCGTCCTCCGGACCGGAAACCGGACGGTCCGCTACGCGTGGCCTTCATGCCGCGAAAAAACAAAGCCCTGGCGGACCTGATCCGGGACCTGTTTTCCGCCAGAAATCCGGAATTTGGCCTTGCGGATCAGATGATTTGGATCGACATCCAAGGCCGATCCCACGCGGAAGTCGCCGAACTACTGACCCACAGCCACATTTTTCTGGCCACGGGCTTCCCGGAAGGCTTTTCGCTGCCGCCTTTGGAAGCCATGGCTTGCGGTTGCTTGCCCGTAGGTTTCGCCGGCTTTGGAGGGTGGGAGTACATGACCCCCATCAATGAAGAAGGAGGGGGAGATCAAGAACCTTGGCGTCCCTGGTTTCCTGTCCCGGAGAATCCATGGCCGGGTAACGGCTTTTGGGTTCCGGACGCCGACGCCATGGCCGCGGTCCTGGCCTTGGAACAAGCCGCCAGGCTCTTGAGGAACCAGGGGCCGAAGCTGGAGCAGGCCCTCCATGCCGGCCAACTTACGGCCGACGCCTTCGCCCTGGAGGCGCAGCGCGAACAAGTCCTTGCCGTGTGGCCGAAAATCACATCATCGAAGGCATGGGCCCGTCTCACCTGATGAGACAAAGATGCATAGGGAATGTTCTGGAG contains these protein-coding regions:
- a CDS encoding glycosyltransferase family 4 protein, with product MPPSTFTTYVFLPPMAKISGGLAVLLQVAEHLDRGGFPVRVVRREGGRPALPEWFQVPVMEWGRLQLDGDDVWLVPEGWANALAPGLRAGAKCVVYVQNWAYLFSSLPQGVSWRDLAVSFLAVSRPVSWFIEQALGRSSLVVRPGINRSLFRPPDRKPDGPLRVAFMPRKNKALADLIRDLFSARNPEFGLADQMIWIDIQGRSHAEVAELLTHSHIFLATGFPEGFSLPPLEAMACGCLPVGFAGFGGWEYMTPINEEGGGDQEPWRPWFPVPENPWPGNGFWVPDADAMAAVLALEQAARLLRNQGPKLEQALHAGQLTADAFALEAQREQVLAVWPKITSSKAWARLT